One window of Anaerobaca lacustris genomic DNA carries:
- a CDS encoding PilZ domain-containing protein: METSVEQRRESRTNLSWPVSVWLPEAGRFFNGRSANISKVGVFITVPMTTPIRRGSVVELNFPRTDALAERKGQFARIKKGHVVRVDRKGTLEDAMIGLGIAFE; this comes from the coding sequence ATGGAGACGTCAGTGGAACAGCGCAGGGAGAGTCGGACGAATCTGTCCTGGCCGGTCAGCGTATGGCTTCCCGAAGCAGGTCGATTCTTCAACGGCCGCAGCGCCAACATCAGCAAGGTGGGAGTTTTCATCACCGTTCCGATGACCACCCCAATTCGTCGAGGTTCCGTGGTGGAGTTGAACTTTCCAAGGACGGACGCGTTGGCCGAACGAAAAGGGCAATTCGCCCGGATCAAGAAGGGCCACGTCGTCAGGGTCGACCGCAAAGGAACGCTCGAAGACGCGATGATCGGTCTGGGCATCGCATTCGAATAG